One Hordeum vulgare subsp. vulgare chromosome 4H, MorexV3_pseudomolecules_assembly, whole genome shotgun sequence DNA window includes the following coding sequences:
- the LOC123449924 gene encoding uncharacterized protein LOC123449924 isoform X2: MELLCKAPVLSCGARRVRGGGSTGPLGRWIYGAVKPPPPPRICGTPGGPPVTAPRVRLSDGRHLAYAESGARKEDARYMVVFSHGFTGSRHDTIRPSPEVAEELGVYMVGFDRAGYGESDPNPNRSVKSAALDVEELADALGLGPKFYLIGISLGCHAVWGALKYIPERIAGAAMMAPVVNHWWPGFPADLAAEVYNKQEVGDQWALRVSHYAPGILHWWMDQSWLPTSTVVAGTTPLPNKRDAEIRAKLKADGTFQQKMELATQQGIHESYYRDMMVMFGKWEFDPMSLPKPPCPVHIWQGDEDGLVPVVLQRHIASRLSWVNYHELPETGHFLSPVPGLGDTVLRTLFGNAKQ, from the exons ATGGAGCTGCTCTGCAAAGCGCCGGTGCTGAGCTGCGGCGCCAGGAGGGTCCGGGGCGGTGGATCTACGGGCCCGCTGGGGCGGTGGATCTACGGGGCCgtcaagccgccgccgccgccgcggatcTGCGGGACGCCCGGCGGGCCGCCGGTGACGGCGCCCAGGGTGAGGCTCAGCGACGGCCGCCACCTCGCCTACGCCGAGTCCGGGGCGCGCAAGGAGGACGCGCGCTACATGGTCGTCTTCTCCCACGGCTTCACCGGCTCCCGCCACGACACCATCCGCCCCTCGCCG GAAGTGGCTGAAGAGCTAGGTGTGTACATGGTGGGTTTCGACCGTGCTGGTTACGGCGAGAGCGACCCGAACCCTAACCGGTCCGTGAAAAGCGCTGCGCTCGACGTCGAGGAGCTCGCTGACGCGCTAGGATTGGGCCCTAAATTCTACTTGATCGGCATATCCCTCGGCTGCCATGCTGTCTGGGGCGCCCTCAAATACATCCCTGAAAG GATTGCTGGAGCTGCAATGATGGCGCCGGTGGTGAACCATTGGTGGCCGGGCTTCCCTGCCGATCTCGCCGCGGAAGTTTACAACAAGCAGGAGGTGGGCGACCAGTGGGCGCTGCGTGTGTCGCACTATGCCCCTGGCATCCTCCATTGGTGGATGGACCAGAGCTGGCTGCCCACCTCCACCGTTGTGGCCGGCACCACCCCGCTCCCAAACAAGCGCGACGCCGAGATCCGCGCCAAGCTCAAGGCCGACGGCACGTTCCAGCAG AAGATGGAACTGGCGACACAGCAGGGCATCCATGAGTCGTACTACCGCGACATGATGGTGATGTTCGGCAAGTGGGAGTTCGACCCGATGAGCCTGCCGAAGCCGCCATGCCCTGTCCACATCTGGCAGGGCGACGAGGACGGCCTGGTGCCGGTGGTGCTGCAGAGGCACATCGCCAGCCGGCTCAGCTGGGTGAACTACCACGAGCTCCCCGAGACCGGGCACTTCCTGTCGCCGGTCCCCGGGCTAGGAGACACCGTTCTTCGGACCCTCTTCGGCAACGCCAAGCAGTga
- the LOC123449924 gene encoding uncharacterized protein LOC123449924 isoform X1, which yields MWVTSMPQVWDEEARSRKDDMMSPAPAAAMLGSLAGWLSRAADPPAPKVCGSPGGPPVTAPRVTLRDGRHLAYCESGVAKEQARFKVVFSHGFTGSREDSVRATQEVAEELGVYMVGFDRAGYGESDPNPNRSVKSAALDVEELADALGLGPKFYLIGISLGCHAVWGALKYIPERIAGAAMMAPVVNHWWPGFPADLAAEVYNKQEVGDQWALRVSHYAPGILHWWMDQSWLPTSTVVAGTTPLPNKRDAEIRAKLKADGTFQQKMELATQQGIHESYYRDMMVMFGKWEFDPMSLPKPPCPVHIWQGDEDGLVPVVLQRHIASRLSWVNYHELPETGHFLSPVPGLGDTVLRTLFGNAKQ from the exons ATGTGGGTGACGTCGATGCCGCAGGTGTGGGACGAGGAGGCGAGGAGCCGCAAGGACGACATGAtgtcgccggcgccggcggccgcCATGCTGGGGTCGCTGGCGGGCTGGCTGTCCCGCGCCGCCGACCCGCCGGCGCCCAAGGTGTGCGGCTCGCCGGGCGGACCCCCGGTGACCGCGCCCCGGGTGACCCTGCGCGACGGGCGGCACCTGGCCTACTGCGAGAGCGGCGTGGCCAAGGAGCAGGCCCGCTTCAAGGTCGTCTTCTCCCACGGCTTCACCGGCTCCCGCGAGGACAGCGTCCGCGCCACCCAG GAAGTGGCTGAAGAGCTAGGTGTGTACATGGTGGGTTTCGACCGTGCTGGTTACGGCGAGAGCGACCCGAACCCTAACCGGTCCGTGAAAAGCGCTGCGCTCGACGTCGAGGAGCTCGCTGACGCGCTAGGATTGGGCCCTAAATTCTACTTGATCGGCATATCCCTCGGCTGCCATGCTGTCTGGGGCGCCCTCAAATACATCCCTGAAAG GATTGCTGGAGCTGCAATGATGGCGCCGGTGGTGAACCATTGGTGGCCGGGCTTCCCTGCCGATCTCGCCGCGGAAGTTTACAACAAGCAGGAGGTGGGCGACCAGTGGGCGCTGCGTGTGTCGCACTATGCCCCTGGCATCCTCCATTGGTGGATGGACCAGAGCTGGCTGCCCACCTCCACCGTTGTGGCCGGCACCACCCCGCTCCCAAACAAGCGCGACGCCGAGATCCGCGCCAAGCTCAAGGCCGACGGCACGTTCCAGCAG AAGATGGAACTGGCGACACAGCAGGGCATCCATGAGTCGTACTACCGCGACATGATGGTGATGTTCGGCAAGTGGGAGTTCGACCCGATGAGCCTGCCGAAGCCGCCATGCCCTGTCCACATCTGGCAGGGCGACGAGGACGGCCTGGTGCCGGTGGTGCTGCAGAGGCACATCGCCAGCCGGCTCAGCTGGGTGAACTACCACGAGCTCCCCGAGACCGGGCACTTCCTGTCGCCGGTCCCCGGGCTAGGAGACACCGTTCTTCGGACCCTCTTCGGCAACGCCAAGCAGTga